TCAAAGGGGATAACCAGGGTCAGGACCTGACCTGGGGCCAGGGCGAACTGTTGGGTGTGCTCGCCGGTGGCGAACTCCGGTAGCCGCTGCACGGTGGGCCCGGGGGTGGGTGTAGGAGTGGGCGTGGGCGAGGGCGTGGGCGTGGGCGAGGGCGTCGGTGTAGGTGCCGGTAACGGTGTCATAGCTGGCGTAGGAGTTGGTGTCGGGGTGGGTGTGGGCGTCACGCCAGGCGCCGGGGTGGGTGCAGGCGTTGGCGTGGGCGTAGCGGTCTGCGTCGGCGCGGTGCGGGCTGTCACGGAGAGGGTCACCCGGGTGGTCCGGGCCCGGAGGGTGCCGGAGTTGTCCAGCGCCACCACGTACTCGCCCGTCACGTTGACAGGGAAGGCCCCCTGGACGATGTTCTCGTCCTGTCCGCTGTCCAGGGTTCCGCCGTCGGGTGCCAGGACCAGGTACTTCTGGGTGATCTGGGTGAGGTTATATGCCACCCGCGCCGCCCTGGTGCTGTCGCAGGGTACCAGAAGACGGAGGATGGATCCCGCCGGGACGGTGAACTCCTGGGAGTGGTCGCCAGTGCACCAGTCGGCCAGGGTCTGGCTGGTGGTGGGGGCCGCCGGGGGTGCCTCCAGGGCGTGGCCCTCCAGCAGGACGGCCACAATCTGGTTGATCCGGACCTGTCGGTTGTCGAAGATGAACTTGTACTCGCCTTTCTGCGTCACCGGGAAGCCGCCGGCGTGGGTCCCGCACAGGACGACGCCGTCCAGGGCCTTCCCATCGGGGCTGACGACCGCCATTACCAGCGACTGGGGTCCCTCGACGACGCCCACGCTGTACCCGGCCCACGGCGTCTTCGCCGGGTCCAGGTCCAGGCTCAGGGTGAGGACCTGCTTCGCCGGAACGGTGAAAGCGCCCAGGCGCAGGCCCGGCTGCTCCAGGAGGCTCACCTTCTCCGGCTCCTTGTCCAGGTCGATGGGATCGGGTGGCACCCAGCCGGGCCGCCGGGAGACGGTCCAGGTGAGGAAAACGGTCTTGGCGACGCCGGTCTTTTCGGTGAGGATGAGCTGGTAGAGGCCGGAGATGGGCGGGTCGAAGGCGTCGGCGGCGTGACCGGAGACCCTTCCGCTGGCGCCCACGGTGCGGCCGTCCGGGCCCACCACCCGCAGGTCCACGGTTTCGTCCCCCCCGAAGACGTCCACCACGTGGCGTACCTGCCCCACCAGGTTCCGGTCTACCCGGAGGCCCAGGGTGAGGTTGCCCGGTCTGGGCAGGCCCAGGCGGGCGTTGTGCTCCCCAATGGTCGAGGCGGCGTCCACCTCGTCCGGGGTGCAGGCGGTCGGCGCGGTGGGCTCCTTGCCAGCGCCAACGGAGACTAGGATGCCGCCTGTGGCTGCGTTGTCCCCCAAGTCGAAGCCGGTGACGGTGATGAGGTAGTCGCCATCGGGCAGGGGCCCGCGTTGCAAGGTTGAGCGGTCAACGGGCACCGGCTCTGTTGTGTAGGTGGACAGCTTCGGGGTCAGGAGGTACGGCTGGAAGGTGGACGCGTCCCCCGGCAGCAGGGCGCCCAGCGCTCCACCCACCACCTCGAATCCACCGATGAGCGTGCCGGCCTTTTCGTCATAGATGAAGTATGCCTCTGTCTCCCGAGCCAGGGCGGCCTGGCGGTAGCGGCCAAAGACCATCCGCTGTCCCGGCTGCCACACGACGGTGAACACCAGCTGGGGCTCCTTGCCGCCGTGAAGGTACCAGCCGGTCCCGTCGAAGGTGTAGGCGTAGTCGTTGATGGGCTGGTACGTGCGGCGCTGCTCCTCAAAGCTGAATAGCACCTCCTGCTGGCCCAGAAGCCCCACCACTCCCACCACAACCCCCGTCACCATGGTCTCGTCGGTCACCCTGCCGGTGACCTTCGCCTGGGTGCGGCCGGGGGTGACGGAGGCCGCATCTATCTGCGGCTGGGGGACCACAGGCTTGGTCTTGTCTCCTTTCGCCGCCTTGGTGAAGGCCCGGACTAGCTCCGGCCAGGCGGTCTCTTTAGTCTTGGCCAGCTGGGCGTAGGTCGCGACGTTAGTCTGAGGCAAGCTCTGCGTGATGGGCAGAAAGAGGGTGAGCCCGCTCAGGGCTGTGCCTTTGTAGCCGTCACCGGCGACAGTGTAGGGGACGGCCTTTCCCATCGCCTCCTTCAGGGCGGCGGCGCTGCTGGTGATGCGGGAGTCCCTGGTGGCCTTGGCCGCGTTGTCGGCCAGCAGTCCCAGGTCGAAGGCGCCACCGGGATCGGTGAGCCACTGGCGTCCGAAGGAGGGGGTATCGAAGCGGGCCTTGCCGAACACCTGGCCCAGGCGCGTGAGCTGCTGGGCGGTGCCCGGCCCGGCCTCCGCCAGGACGTACCGGTCCAGGGCACCGACGAAGGCTTTGAAGGCGGAGGCAAGCTGGGGCACCTGCTCCAGGTCCACCACGCTCAAAGTGCTGTAGAGCCCCTGCTGGGGCTTATTCTTTTTGAGGTTGGCGATGTAGCCGTCGGCCACGGCCTTGGCCAGGTTCAGGGCGCTCATGGACGGGTCCCTGGTGAGGGGTCCCAGCAGGGCGGTGTAGTCCCACCCCACGCCCGGCTCCAGCTCCTCCGACGCCACGAGCACCTTGGCGAAAGGCTGGAGCTCCAGGGCCACCTCCACCGTGGCCATCAGGCAGGCGTCGAAGCCCAGGAGGTCGAAGGTGACGCCGCCCTCCTGGAGGGCGGCGGCCATCGCCGGCAGAGACATGGGAGCCTCCTTGCCGGCGCTGTCGTCGGTGGCGAAGCCGACCCATCCGGCGCCGTGGTCCCACAGCACCAGGGCGTACCGCCTGGCCGGGTAGGTTCGCTTGCCCCAGGCGATGAAGTCGGCCAGTGTCCTGGGGTCGCTCATGTCCACCTGGCCCAGATTGGCCACCTCGGTGAACTTGCCCCGCTCCACATACAGGCGCTTGGCGCCGCTCCACGGGGCCAGGTTGGCGATGGCCTTGTCCACGTTGCCTCCCCGGTCCACCTGGGCCACGACGCGCACTCTGTCGGTGGAGCCGACCTCCGCCATCTGCTGGAGGTTGGTGAGGGCGAAGGGCTCCAGGTTGTTGTCGGCGGCCACGTACACCAGGGCCGTCCACTCAGCGCCGCTGGGTGGGGGTTGCGCGGGGGTGGGAGTTGGCGAGGCCGTAGGCACTGCGAGGTCGGAAGGCCCTCCGCCCCCGCACGCCGCCGCCAGGGCAGCCAGGGCCATCAGAAGACTCACCAGCAAGAGGACCGGGGACCACCTCTTCAGAGCGATGAATGCCTCCTCTACACAAATAAGACGGTGGATGGCCGGGAAAAGTTCCCCTTTTTCTCCATGTCACTGTCCCTACGGAGTCGTAGCGGTGAGTGGGGTCGCATTGTTCAAGTTGTTGCCTATGGGCATGGTGAAGCCGGTCGATTGCTGAATGATGTTGGCGCCCTTCTGAAAGGGGCCGACCAGGCCGAGGTTCTGGCCCGCTTGGGCAATGGCGGGTGAAGCGGTGGCCCCGCCGACGTTGCGGATGGTGAAGATCATCCAGTCCCAGGTCTCGCCAGGATAGGGGGCGCCCCGGTTGAAGTCGACGACCCCGCCGCCGGCGTCCCCTGCAACCATATAGGGGTTGCCCCACTTCCAATCGCCTCGCGGGTCCTGGTACCACCACGTGCCACCTACCCACAGGTCGATTTTGTCGTTGTTCGTGATCTGGCCGGTCCTGCCGCAGCAGCGGTGGATCTTGAAGAACGTTGGAGTCCACGCAGTGTAGCCAAAGTTCCTGGGCCACACAGCCTGGAAGAACCCGTTGTGGGCAATGAGCACCACCCAGTCGTCGTGCATCAGATTCCCACCGTTGAAGTCGAAGAGCAGGAAGGTCTCCCACATTTGCGGCTGGTTCCGGTTCGCCCTGATCTTGTTATCGGAGTCGGCCGAGACCCACTGGCCCCTGGCTGCCTGGAGCTGCACGATGTAGAAGGTGGAACCACCGGCTCGGGTGGGGTCTTTCGTGCTCTCATCCAGAGGGTTTGCCTTTCCCAGCTGGAGCGCTTTGACATCAACCTGGGGCTCTACCTTGGGCACCTCCGTTGGCGTGGGCGTGGGCGTGGGGGCTGCCTGTCCCCCGCACGCCGCCGCCAGGGCAGCCAGGGCCATCAGAAGACTCACCAGCAAGAGGACCGGGGACCACCTCTTCATAACCATGAATGCCTCCCCTACACAAGATGGGTATAGTCGCATTCCAGCCAGGAAGTTAGTATACACCAGCTTGAGGAGTTGCTGCGACTGTTATTTTCGGGAGAGATGGCGGTGGTTGTAACGCCAGACATGCTCGGCCAAGTAGAGGGGCAGTCCTTCCTGCCGGACGCCCCCCTTGGCTGCCAGGCGGCGCTCCAGGTAGCCCCAGAAGCCCTCCAGGCCGTTGACGTGACCGCCCTGCCGATCGCTGAAGCTCTGGCTGTGGTCCACCAGCCGATGGACATAACCTCCTGCCGCCAGCCCCGTGTAGCTGGTGAAGGTATCCGAGCAGTCCACCGAACCAACGGCGACCTGCTGGTGGAGCAGGGGCAACAAGGTCTTCGCCTCCACGTTGGGCACCACCTCCGCCCACACCTGACCCCCACGGGCCAGGATGCCGAAGACGGCCTGTTTGGTGGTCCCTCGGCCTCGCTTGGTGCCCTGGGCCCGCCTGGAGACATGAAGTCGCGGTCGTAGCCGACGCAATCGAGTTGGCGCTCGCCGCGGACGGCGCATCGCCGTCAAAGGCCGAAGCTGGTCTCGTGGCATAGGCGGGCCTAAAACCCACTCACCTTGAGAGGGACGCGGCGAACGTAGGAGCGACAGGCCCATCCTGATCGTCCTTCTGCGTATCGTGCTCTCACGGCGCAACCGGGATCGAGAACTCGAATACGCTGCCGCCGATGCATGCAGCGGCCGCCTTTAC
This SAR202 cluster bacterium DNA region includes the following protein-coding sequences:
- a CDS encoding IS1595 family transposase → MGLSLLRSPRPSQGEWVLGPPMPRDQLRPLTAMRRPRRAPTRLRRLRPRLHVSRRAQGTKRGRGTTKQAVFGILARGGQVWAEVVPNVEAKTLLPLLHQQVAVGSVDCSDTFTSYTGLAAGGYVHRLVDHSQSFSDRQGGHVNGLEGFWGYLERRLAAKGGVRQEGLPLYLAEHVWRYNHRHLSRK